The proteins below come from a single Canis aureus isolate CA01 chromosome 14, VMU_Caureus_v.1.0, whole genome shotgun sequence genomic window:
- the LRRC24 gene encoding leucine-rich repeat-containing protein 24 isoform X2 has translation MTFQILHPGCGPPSTFSGSQVSGAGTPTCVSGGTSHPGWTIRRPRWRPQLRGRPPVPWEMAPGAPTLLLLWLLWLPGCPPRAAGCPAACRCYSATVECGALRLRGVPPGIPPGTQTLFLQDNSIARLDPGILAPLAALRRLYLHNNSLRALEPGAFRAQSCLLELALTGNRLRGLRVGAFAGLAQLRALYLAGNQLGQLLDFTFLHLPELHLQDNSIELLEDQALAGLSSLALLDLSRNHLGTLSREALRPLASLQVLRLTENPWRCDCALHWLGAWIKEGGQRLLSSRDKKIVCAEPPRLALQSLLDVSGSSLICIPPSVHVEPLEVTANLGEDLRVACQASGYPQPLVTWRKVAQPRDGQPRAQAQAEGGAPRPGGPDTGSGMLFLSNITLAHAGKYECEASNAGGAARVPFQLLVNLSRPQPPQPAPPPPPPAGPVSHEPLQEAGSMAFRALGLATQTAVAAAIALLALTALLLAAMICRRRRKRKKAPGPPGEGALFVNDYSDGPCTFAQLEELRDERGHEMFVIDRSKPLFADVPTEAADGAGPGLPLQPPAAYEIHC, from the exons ATGACCTTTCAGATATTGCACCCGGGGTGCGGGCCTCCATCCACGTTCTCTGGTTCTCAAGTGTCAGGGGCCGGCACACCGACCTGTGTTTCAGGAGGCACATCCCATCCGGGCTGGACTATTCGGAGGCCCCGCTGGAGGCCTCAGCTTCGCGGTCGGCCGCCGGTCCCGTGGGAGATGGCCCCGGGGGCGCCCacgctgctgctgctgtggctgCTGTGGCTCCCCGGCTGCCCGCCCCGCGCTGCCGGCTGCCCGGCCGCCTGCCGCTGCTACAGCGCCACGGTGGAGTGCGGCGCCCTGCGGCTGCGCGGCGTCCCGCCCGGAATCCCACCCGGGACGCAG ACGCTGTTCCTGCAGGACAACAGCATCGCGCGCCTGGACCCAGGCATCCTGGCGCCTCTCGCCGCCCTGCGCCGCCTCTACCTACACAACAACAGCCTGCGCGCCCTGGAGCCTGGCGCCTTCCGCGCGCAGTCATGCCTGCTGGAACTGGCGCTCACCGGGAACCGGCTGCGCGGCCTGCGAGTCGGCGCCTTCGCAGGCCTGGCTCAGCTGCGCGCGCTCTACCTGGCGGGTAACCAGCTGGGGCAGCTGCTGGACTTCACCTTCCTGCACCTGCCG GAGCTGCACCTGCAGGACAACAGCATTGAGCTGCTGGAGGACCAGGCACTGGCGGGGCTCTCCTCACTGGCGCTGCTGGACCTCAGCAGAAACCACCTGGGCACCCTCAGCCGCGAGGCCCTCCGGCCCCTGGCCAGCCTGCAGGTCCTGCGCCTCACAG AGAACCCTTGGCGCTGCGACTGCGCCCTGCACTGGCTGGGAGCCTGGATTAAGGAGGGCGGCCAGCGGCTGCTCAGCTCCAGGGACAAGAAGATCGTGTGCGCCGAGCCCCCACGCCTGGCGCTGCAGAGCCTCCTGGACGTTTCCGGCAGCAGCCTCATTTGCATCCCGCCCTCAGTGCACGTGGAGCCGCTCGAGGTGACGGCCAACCTGGGCGAGGACCTGCGGGTGGCCTGCCAGGCTTCGGGCTACCCGCAGCCCCTGGTCACCTGGAGAAAGGTGGCGCAGCCGCGCGACGGGCAGCCGCGGGCGCAGGCGCAGGCGGAGGGCGGGGCGCCGCGCCCCGGCGGCCCCGACACGGGCAGCGGCATGCTGTTCCTTAGCAACATCACTCTGGCCCATGCCGGCAAGTACGAGTGCGAGGCCTCCAACGCCGGCGGCGCCGCCCGCGTGCCCTTCCAGCTCCTGGTCAACCTGTCCCGGCCGCAGCCGCCGCagcccgcgccgccgcctcccccgcccgccgGGCCCGTCAGCCACGAGCCGCTGCAGGAGGCGGGCAGCATGGCCTTCCGCGCCCTGGGCCTGGCCACGCAGACGGCCGTGGCGGCCGCCATCGCGCTGCTGGCGCTCACGGCGCTGCTGCTGGCCGCCATGATCTGCCGCCGGCGCCGCAAGCGGAAAAAGGCGCCGGGGCCGCCGGGCGAGGGCGCGCTCTTCGTCAACGACTACTCGGACGGGCCGTGCACCTTCGCGCAGCTCGAGGAGCTCCGCGACGAGCGAGGCCACGAGATGTTCGTCATCGACCGCTCCAAGCCGCTCTTCGCTGACGTCCCGACGGAGGCGGCCGACGGTGCGGGGCCCGGGCTCCCGCTGCAGCCGCCCGCAGCCTACGAGATCCACTGCTGA
- the LRRC24 gene encoding leucine-rich repeat-containing protein 24 isoform X3, giving the protein MAPGAPTLLLLWLLWLPGCPPRAAGCPAACRCYSATVECGALRLRGVPPGIPPGTQTLFLQDNSIARLDPGILAPLAALRRLYLHNNSLRALEPGAFRAQSCLLELALTGNRLRGLRVGAFAGLAQLRALYLAGNQLGQLLDFTFLHLPRLQELHLQDNSIELLEDQALAGLSSLALLDLSRNHLGTLSREALRPLASLQVLRLTENPWRCDCALHWLGAWIKEGGQRLLSSRDKKIVCAEPPRLALQSLLDVSGSSLICIPPSVHVEPLEVTANLGEDLRVACQASGYPQPLVTWRKVAQPRDGQPRAQAQAEGGAPRPGGPDTGSGMLFLSNITLAHAGKYECEASNAGGAARVPFQLLVNLSRPQPPQPAPPPPPPAGPVSHEPLQEAGSMAFRALGLATQTAVAAAIALLALTALLLAAMICRRRRKRKKAPGPPGEGALFVNDYSDGPCTFAQLEELRDERGHEMFVIDRSKPLFADVPTEAADGAGPGLPLQPPAAYEIHC; this is encoded by the exons ATGGCCCCGGGGGCGCCCacgctgctgctgctgtggctgCTGTGGCTCCCCGGCTGCCCGCCCCGCGCTGCCGGCTGCCCGGCCGCCTGCCGCTGCTACAGCGCCACGGTGGAGTGCGGCGCCCTGCGGCTGCGCGGCGTCCCGCCCGGAATCCCACCCGGGACGCAG ACGCTGTTCCTGCAGGACAACAGCATCGCGCGCCTGGACCCAGGCATCCTGGCGCCTCTCGCCGCCCTGCGCCGCCTCTACCTACACAACAACAGCCTGCGCGCCCTGGAGCCTGGCGCCTTCCGCGCGCAGTCATGCCTGCTGGAACTGGCGCTCACCGGGAACCGGCTGCGCGGCCTGCGAGTCGGCGCCTTCGCAGGCCTGGCTCAGCTGCGCGCGCTCTACCTGGCGGGTAACCAGCTGGGGCAGCTGCTGGACTTCACCTTCCTGCACCTGCCG CGACTGCAGGAGCTGCACCTGCAGGACAACAGCATTGAGCTGCTGGAGGACCAGGCACTGGCGGGGCTCTCCTCACTGGCGCTGCTGGACCTCAGCAGAAACCACCTGGGCACCCTCAGCCGCGAGGCCCTCCGGCCCCTGGCCAGCCTGCAGGTCCTGCGCCTCACAG AGAACCCTTGGCGCTGCGACTGCGCCCTGCACTGGCTGGGAGCCTGGATTAAGGAGGGCGGCCAGCGGCTGCTCAGCTCCAGGGACAAGAAGATCGTGTGCGCCGAGCCCCCACGCCTGGCGCTGCAGAGCCTCCTGGACGTTTCCGGCAGCAGCCTCATTTGCATCCCGCCCTCAGTGCACGTGGAGCCGCTCGAGGTGACGGCCAACCTGGGCGAGGACCTGCGGGTGGCCTGCCAGGCTTCGGGCTACCCGCAGCCCCTGGTCACCTGGAGAAAGGTGGCGCAGCCGCGCGACGGGCAGCCGCGGGCGCAGGCGCAGGCGGAGGGCGGGGCGCCGCGCCCCGGCGGCCCCGACACGGGCAGCGGCATGCTGTTCCTTAGCAACATCACTCTGGCCCATGCCGGCAAGTACGAGTGCGAGGCCTCCAACGCCGGCGGCGCCGCCCGCGTGCCCTTCCAGCTCCTGGTCAACCTGTCCCGGCCGCAGCCGCCGCagcccgcgccgccgcctcccccgcccgccgGGCCCGTCAGCCACGAGCCGCTGCAGGAGGCGGGCAGCATGGCCTTCCGCGCCCTGGGCCTGGCCACGCAGACGGCCGTGGCGGCCGCCATCGCGCTGCTGGCGCTCACGGCGCTGCTGCTGGCCGCCATGATCTGCCGCCGGCGCCGCAAGCGGAAAAAGGCGCCGGGGCCGCCGGGCGAGGGCGCGCTCTTCGTCAACGACTACTCGGACGGGCCGTGCACCTTCGCGCAGCTCGAGGAGCTCCGCGACGAGCGAGGCCACGAGATGTTCGTCATCGACCGCTCCAAGCCGCTCTTCGCTGACGTCCCGACGGAGGCGGCCGACGGTGCGGGGCCCGGGCTCCCGCTGCAGCCGCCCGCAGCCTACGAGATCCACTGCTGA
- the LRRC24 gene encoding leucine-rich repeat-containing protein 24 isoform X1, translating to MTFQILHPGCGPPSTFSGSQVSGAGTPTCVSGGTSHPGWTIRRPRWRPQLRGRPPVPWEMAPGAPTLLLLWLLWLPGCPPRAAGCPAACRCYSATVECGALRLRGVPPGIPPGTQTLFLQDNSIARLDPGILAPLAALRRLYLHNNSLRALEPGAFRAQSCLLELALTGNRLRGLRVGAFAGLAQLRALYLAGNQLGQLLDFTFLHLPRLQELHLQDNSIELLEDQALAGLSSLALLDLSRNHLGTLSREALRPLASLQVLRLTENPWRCDCALHWLGAWIKEGGQRLLSSRDKKIVCAEPPRLALQSLLDVSGSSLICIPPSVHVEPLEVTANLGEDLRVACQASGYPQPLVTWRKVAQPRDGQPRAQAQAEGGAPRPGGPDTGSGMLFLSNITLAHAGKYECEASNAGGAARVPFQLLVNLSRPQPPQPAPPPPPPAGPVSHEPLQEAGSMAFRALGLATQTAVAAAIALLALTALLLAAMICRRRRKRKKAPGPPGEGALFVNDYSDGPCTFAQLEELRDERGHEMFVIDRSKPLFADVPTEAADGAGPGLPLQPPAAYEIHC from the exons ATGACCTTTCAGATATTGCACCCGGGGTGCGGGCCTCCATCCACGTTCTCTGGTTCTCAAGTGTCAGGGGCCGGCACACCGACCTGTGTTTCAGGAGGCACATCCCATCCGGGCTGGACTATTCGGAGGCCCCGCTGGAGGCCTCAGCTTCGCGGTCGGCCGCCGGTCCCGTGGGAGATGGCCCCGGGGGCGCCCacgctgctgctgctgtggctgCTGTGGCTCCCCGGCTGCCCGCCCCGCGCTGCCGGCTGCCCGGCCGCCTGCCGCTGCTACAGCGCCACGGTGGAGTGCGGCGCCCTGCGGCTGCGCGGCGTCCCGCCCGGAATCCCACCCGGGACGCAG ACGCTGTTCCTGCAGGACAACAGCATCGCGCGCCTGGACCCAGGCATCCTGGCGCCTCTCGCCGCCCTGCGCCGCCTCTACCTACACAACAACAGCCTGCGCGCCCTGGAGCCTGGCGCCTTCCGCGCGCAGTCATGCCTGCTGGAACTGGCGCTCACCGGGAACCGGCTGCGCGGCCTGCGAGTCGGCGCCTTCGCAGGCCTGGCTCAGCTGCGCGCGCTCTACCTGGCGGGTAACCAGCTGGGGCAGCTGCTGGACTTCACCTTCCTGCACCTGCCG CGACTGCAGGAGCTGCACCTGCAGGACAACAGCATTGAGCTGCTGGAGGACCAGGCACTGGCGGGGCTCTCCTCACTGGCGCTGCTGGACCTCAGCAGAAACCACCTGGGCACCCTCAGCCGCGAGGCCCTCCGGCCCCTGGCCAGCCTGCAGGTCCTGCGCCTCACAG AGAACCCTTGGCGCTGCGACTGCGCCCTGCACTGGCTGGGAGCCTGGATTAAGGAGGGCGGCCAGCGGCTGCTCAGCTCCAGGGACAAGAAGATCGTGTGCGCCGAGCCCCCACGCCTGGCGCTGCAGAGCCTCCTGGACGTTTCCGGCAGCAGCCTCATTTGCATCCCGCCCTCAGTGCACGTGGAGCCGCTCGAGGTGACGGCCAACCTGGGCGAGGACCTGCGGGTGGCCTGCCAGGCTTCGGGCTACCCGCAGCCCCTGGTCACCTGGAGAAAGGTGGCGCAGCCGCGCGACGGGCAGCCGCGGGCGCAGGCGCAGGCGGAGGGCGGGGCGCCGCGCCCCGGCGGCCCCGACACGGGCAGCGGCATGCTGTTCCTTAGCAACATCACTCTGGCCCATGCCGGCAAGTACGAGTGCGAGGCCTCCAACGCCGGCGGCGCCGCCCGCGTGCCCTTCCAGCTCCTGGTCAACCTGTCCCGGCCGCAGCCGCCGCagcccgcgccgccgcctcccccgcccgccgGGCCCGTCAGCCACGAGCCGCTGCAGGAGGCGGGCAGCATGGCCTTCCGCGCCCTGGGCCTGGCCACGCAGACGGCCGTGGCGGCCGCCATCGCGCTGCTGGCGCTCACGGCGCTGCTGCTGGCCGCCATGATCTGCCGCCGGCGCCGCAAGCGGAAAAAGGCGCCGGGGCCGCCGGGCGAGGGCGCGCTCTTCGTCAACGACTACTCGGACGGGCCGTGCACCTTCGCGCAGCTCGAGGAGCTCCGCGACGAGCGAGGCCACGAGATGTTCGTCATCGACCGCTCCAAGCCGCTCTTCGCTGACGTCCCGACGGAGGCGGCCGACGGTGCGGGGCCCGGGCTCCCGCTGCAGCCGCCCGCAGCCTACGAGATCCACTGCTGA
- the C14H8orf82 gene encoding UPF0598 protein C8orf82 homolog: MWRACGALRTRPPGARACGGGGDVLYAQGQAPESRTREYFYYVDHQGQLFLDDSKMKNFTTCFKDPQFLVTFFSRLRPNRSGRYEASFPFLSPCGRERNFLRCEDRPVVFTHLLASGPGPPRLSYCGGGDALAVPFEPARLLPLAANGRLYHPAPERAGGVGLVRSALAFELSTCFEYPPGAAAMPSHVRWQGRRLALTMDLAPLLPAAPP; encoded by the exons ATGTGGCGGGCGTGCGGGGCGCTCCGGACGCGACCCCCGGGGGCCCGGGcctgcggcgggggcggggacgtGCTGTACGCGCAGGGCCAGGCCCCGGAGTCCCGGACGCGGGAGTACTTCTACTACGTGGAccaccagggccag CTTTTCCTGGACGACTCCAAAATGAAGAACTTCACCACCTGCTTCAAAG ACCCACAGTTCCTGGTCACCTTCTTCTCCCGCCTGAGACCCAACCGCAGCGGCCGCTACGaggcctccttccccttcctctcgcCCTGCGGCCGGGAGCGCAACTTCCTGCGCTGCGAGGACCGGCCGGTGGTCTTCACGCACCTGCTGGCCtcgggccccgggcccccgcgGCTGTCCTACTGCGGCGGCGGGGACGCCCTGGCCGTGCCCTTCGAGCCCGCGCGCCTGCTGCCCCTGGCCGCCAACGGCCGCCTCTACCACCCGGCGCCCGAGCGTGCGGGCGGCGTGGGCCTGGTGCGCTCCGCCCTGGCCTTCGAGCTGAGCACCTGTTTCGAGTACCCGCCCGGCGCGGCCGCGATGCCCTCGCACGTGCGCTGGCAGGGCCGCCGCCTCGCCCTCACCATGGACCTGGCCCCGCTGCTGCCCGCCGCGCCGCCCtga